CGTAAGCGTTCGCCAAACACCGCTTGTCAGTGATCAGACGTTGTGCTGCCAGTGATGGGGCAGAAGCTCGTGGATCTGGCTGGCCTTGTGTGTCGGTAGCCGTTCCAGCACGTCCTTCAGGTAGGCATAGGGCTCGTGGCCGTTGAGCTTGGCGCACTGGATCAAGCTCATGATGGTAGCGGCGCGCTGGCCACTGCGCAGTGACCCGGCGAATAGCCAGTTGCTGCGGCCCAGCGCCCAAGGGCGGATCAGGTTCTCGACCCGGTTGTTATCGATAGGTAGTCGGCCGTCATCCAGATAGCGCGTCAACGCCGCCCAACGCTTCAGGCTGTAGTCCAGCGCTTTCGCCGTCGCCGAACCATTCGGCACCTTTTCTCGGTGGGCCAGCATCCAGCGGTGCAGCGTGTCGGCGAGAGGTCTGGCTCGAGTGTCGCGTAACCGCTGGCGTTCTTCCTCGGTCAATGGCTGGGCCTCGCGCTCTAGTTGGTAGAGCTGGCCGATCAGCTCGATGGCCTGCTCGGCGATCTGGCTCTTGCCGGCTACATGCAGATCAACGAACTTGCGCCGCGCATGAGCCATGCAGCCGATCTCGGTGACGCCGTTGGCGAAGCTTTGCTTGTAGCCGCTGTAGTCGTCGCAGACCAGCTTGCCCCGCCACTCGCCGAGGAAGTCGCGGGCATGCTGACCACTGCGTCCCTCGCTGAAGTCGTAGACGACGGCCTTCAGGCCGGCGTAGGGCGTGGTGGCGTAAGCCCAAAGGTAGGCGCGATGTGTCTTCTTCTTGCCCGGGGCCAGCATCGGCACCGGCGTCTCGTCGGCATGCAGCACCGGCTCACTGAGCAGCAGCTTACGTAGGGCATCGATCAGCGGCTGAAGCCGCACGCCGCAGATGCCGACCCACTCGGCCAGAGTGGAGCGCGGAATCGCCACGCCGGCACGGGAGAAGATCTGCTCCTGGCGATACAGTGGGAGGTGATCGGCGTACTTGGCGATCAGCACCTGGGCCAGCAGACCGGCGGTGGGGATGCCCTTGTCGATGATCTGCGCCGGCATCGGCGCCTGGGTCAGTGTCTCGCAGTGATCACAGACCCACTTGCCACGGATATGGCGCTCGACATGGAATACGCCCGGCGTGTAGTCGAGCTTCTCGCTGACCTCCTCGCCGATCCGCCGCAGCTGACAACCACACGGGCAGTGATCATTCTCTGGGTCATGGTGAATCTCGGTGCGCGGCAGTTCGGGAGGCAAAGAGGCGCGCTTGGGCGTCTTCTTGGGCGCCGATGACGCATCGGTCGTGACCAGGTCTTCCAACTCAGTCTCGATGGCGGCGATGTCGGCATCCACCCCATCCTCCAGCAGACTGATCTGCAGAACGTTGAGCTGCTCGCTGCGCTTGCCGAAGGCGTGGCGCTTGAGCAGCGCCAGTTCATAGGTCAGCTTCTGATTGACCTGCTCGCTGTGGCGGAGCGCTTTATCCTTTTCCTCGACCTGCGTCATCAGCGTTGCCGCCAGGTGGCGGAGCTGATCGGGAGAGAGCTGAGACAGGTCGGGAGGCATGTTCATTCGCTGAGTATGCCAACCTGCCGTGGGGAGTGGGATTGGCACTTCAGCGAATAGCGAGCCGGGAGATTCTGTGCCTTATCTGGCTCGGTATGTCAGACCACCGAGATCACGCCACCGGCGCCGAGACGTTGCCAGGGTAGGCCCTGAACCAGCGCCGTGACCTGCTCTGGGCAGAGCTCGACGCGATCGCCGTGCCGGTGGCTGGCCCAGTGGAACTTGCCCTGGTTCAGACGCCGGGCGCACAGCCAGATGCCCAGGCCATCGTGAACCAGCACCTTCATACGGTTGCCGCGCCGGTTGGCGAACAGATAGGCACAGTGCGGTCGGGCGGCACCGAAGACCTTCACCACCCGGGCCAGTGCCGTATCCGGTCCGGCGCGCATATCCAACGGCTCCGTCGCCAACCAGATCTCGTCGATGCGGATCATGCGAGCAGCTCTCGGATCAGAGATCGACACGCGTCGGCCTCCGAGGCAGGCCACTCGATGACCATCGGGCCGTTGGGGTGCGGGATCGTGAGGCGAATACGGTCCGTCACCTGATTTTGGCGAGCGACCGGTAATGAGGCACTGGCCATGGGCACCGGCACAAACGCCGGTGCTTCTGGCGCGGCAGTCCGCTGGCGGGCGGCGCGGATCCACTTGTGGACCAAGTTGGCATTCAGGCTGTGCTCCAGGGCAACCCCGGCCACGGAGGCACCCGATTGCTGGCAGGCCTCAACGATTCTTGCCTTGAACGCGGTGGTGAAGCGACGACGCTTCCGAGGGGCTTCCGGCACGCTTAAGTCAGTCATGGTAGGTGTCCACTTATTAATAGGTGGGCACCTACTGTGATGGAATTCAGGTACTTTCGGCAGATGGGTTCACCGGGCGGTTACGCCCATTCGGCGCCACACTGGCGTGACGTAGGCCGGGACAACACTGCTGATGCCGGGCTAGATAGCGGTGAAGAGACGGTGACGAGACGGTTTCGCGACCTGGGCAAGCTCGGGGCCTGGGCAATCCAGGTAACTAGGCACTCTCGCGAAACAGGATCACGTAGCGCCTTCGCTCTTCGCGAATGACACCATTCGCCGTGACCCGCACCGTCCGCAGCTGGCCGTCACGTCGCTCGAACTGGCACTCCTTTTGCCAGCGCTTTCCCTGATCGAGCATGTCGACCAGATCGGGATGCATCATTAGAAACAGCCGCATGGCCGAACTGGCCTCTTCCTTCGGAAAGCCGCTCATCTCCGCAAAGGCGCTGTTGGAGATCAGCACCTGCTGCTGCTCGTCGAGCACGATGGCCGCATCGCGGGTTTCGGCAAGCACTTCCTTGGTCAGGTCGAGCTCCTCCTCGGTCTGTTCGATGTCGGTGATATCGGTGGCGATGCCGCCAATCAGGTAAGGCGCGCCGTGATCATCGGTGATCGGGAACTTGCTGAACAGAAAGCTCCGCACCCCCGAGCGCGTGTTGAGAACCTGCTTGTATTTGACCGGCTCGCAGTTAAGCAGCACATGACGGTCCATCGCCAGCGCATACTCCATGATCTCGTGATCGAGCACTTCCCACATCGGCCGTCCCAACAGTTGTTGCGTCGTGGTGTTCAACGCCTTGGCATATTGTTGGTTGACCAGGCAGTAGCGGTGATCCAGGTCCTTGAGAAAGATCAGGTCGGGGGAATGCTCGATGATGCCGGCCAGGTACTTGTCGCGCTCGTGGATGCGCCGCAGCATCTCCTCGAAGGCCCGGCCGACGCGGGTAAACTCCTCGAAACGCCCGTCATTGAAGGGTTGGGGCACCCCGCTGTCCGGCACCTGCTCGGCATAGCGGGTCAGGTTACCCAGCGCGCTGGAGGTCAGCCGGTTGATCACCAACATCATGATGACACCAAGCGCCACCACCATCAGGGTGGCATACACCAAGTTGGTGGTATAAATATCGCGCAAGGCATGGTAGCTGTCGCTGGGCAGCGCCGTCAGAACACGATAGGCCTCACTCCGGTCGACCCTGAGCACATGCTCGCGCAGGATACCCGCCGAGGTGATGCGCACCTCATCATCGGAGGCTTTCAGAGCGTTGAGTTGCTGCAAGGCATTCGCACCGCTCTCCAGCGAATCGAGGATCGTATCCCCCTGACTCAATGCAATCGCGCGAGCGCCAAACATCGACTGCAGCTCGTTGAGAATCCAGAAGTTGTCGTTGAGCAACACGAAGGTATGCAGTCGGCCAACCACCTCGCCAAGCCGCGGCTCGACCACCGGCAGCGTCAGTCGTAGCAGGCTATAGTGCGTCTTTTGGGTATCAGGACCGATATCGGCGTCGACCGTTACCCAACGCCCCAACCGCGGCTCTGAACGGCTCAGCGCCTCAAGCGGCAGCTGTAGGTTCAGCAGGCTGACATTGGGTGCTGCCTGAAATTCACCATCGTGCTCGATTACCATGGCATCGATATAGCGGGAGTAGCTGTCCCGCATCAGCCCATGCATGGCCTGATCCAGCAGGGCATTATCGTCGAGCATCAGGGCCCGCTCGAGCGCCGCGGACTGGCTGACCTCCTCGCTGTACTGACGAATGTTGCGAAAATGACTCTCGACGACGCTATCCAGCATGCGCTGGTCGCGAGTCTGTGCCTGCTCCGCTTCCTGCTTCAGCGCGCGCTCCGACCCCAGATAGGCAGTCGTCAGCAAGGTCAGCGACACCCCCGCAAGCATCGCCAGCACCAGCGCCAGCAATAGCCGCGAGAAACGCCAGGTCCTCATTTGAGTGCTCCTGCGGCAAGCTCATTTGCCAAGGCGTCACCGGCCATGTCGCTGGCACCGCCACGTTCACCGCGACGGCCACCCTCGTCATTGTCATTATTATTGTTATCGTCAGCGCCGCCGCTGAGGCGAAACGCCTGGCGTTCGAGATACCCGAGCACCTCGGGCGACACCGAACGCTCGACCAGCATCATCTGGCCGGAAAAGACCTGAGGCACCCGCTGTGGCGCCTGCATCAGATCCAGCTTGATGGCCTCGGCCATGGCGATGCCGTTGTCGTCGTTCATCCGCATTACGGTCAGGTCGAGTTCTCCTCGCCGAAGCGCCGCCAGTTCTGCCTTGCCGCCGCCCCAGCCGTTGATCAGCACATCCATGCGCCCTGCTTCACGAAGCGCACGCAAAGCGCCCAGAGCGGTATCCGTGGCGCTGGCAAAGATCATCTTCAGGTCCGGATGTTGCTTGAGCGCGCGCTGCGTGGCGCGATAGGCTTTTTCGGCCTCACCATTAGTGTAGAAGGCTCCGACCTGTTCGATATCGGGATACTTGGCGGCGGCAGCGGCAAAAGTCCCGCCTCGCATCTCGCTGACATATCCCGGAGCGAAATACAGCATCAGATACTTGCCACGGTAGTCGATGAGTTCAAACATCCGCTCGGCAAGTAGCTGCGTTCCCTGCACATGGTCGAAGCCGACGTACAGGAAAGGCGGTGTGCTCTGCCAGTCCGCCAGCGGTGTTGTGATGTTCTGCAGGATCAAGCGTGTTCGGTGCTGAGCCAGGATGCGCTCGATCATCCGGCTATGGGGCAGCAGGTCCAGGGTAAAGGCCAGGTAATCGGGGTCCCATCTCAGGGCGTCAGCGAGCTGCTGTTCTTGAAGGTCCAGGTCCCCACCGGGACGGGAGAAGTAGGTCTTGAGCTCGAAGGGAATCTGGAGCCGTTCCAGACGACGAGCCATCGCCCTGCTACTGCGCCGCCAGTAGCCCGAGGCCTGCTGGCCGGGGTAGACCATGGCAATACGCACCGCGCGTGCCGGCGGCG
Above is a window of Halomonas sp. I5-271120 DNA encoding:
- a CDS encoding IS66 family transposase, whose product is MNMPPDLSQLSPDQLRHLAATLMTQVEEKDKALRHSEQVNQKLTYELALLKRHAFGKRSEQLNVLQISLLEDGVDADIAAIETELEDLVTTDASSAPKKTPKRASLPPELPRTEIHHDPENDHCPCGCQLRRIGEEVSEKLDYTPGVFHVERHIRGKWVCDHCETLTQAPMPAQIIDKGIPTAGLLAQVLIAKYADHLPLYRQEQIFSRAGVAIPRSTLAEWVGICGVRLQPLIDALRKLLLSEPVLHADETPVPMLAPGKKKTHRAYLWAYATTPYAGLKAVVYDFSEGRSGQHARDFLGEWRGKLVCDDYSGYKQSFANGVTEIGCMAHARRKFVDLHVAGKSQIAEQAIELIGQLYQLEREAQPLTEEERQRLRDTRARPLADTLHRWMLAHREKVPNGSATAKALDYSLKRWAALTRYLDDGRLPIDNNRVENLIRPWALGRSNWLFAGSLRSGQRAATIMSLIQCAKLNGHEPYAYLKDVLERLPTHKASQIHELLPHHWQHNV
- the tnpB gene encoding IS66 family insertion sequence element accessory protein TnpB (TnpB, as the term is used for proteins encoded by IS66 family insertion elements, is considered an accessory protein, since TnpC, encoded by a neighboring gene, is a DDE family transposase.), which encodes MIRIDEIWLATEPLDMRAGPDTALARVVKVFGAARPHCAYLFANRRGNRMKVLVHDGLGIWLCARRLNQGKFHWASHRHGDRVELCPEQVTALVQGLPWQRLGAGGVISVV
- a CDS encoding substrate-binding domain-containing protein, yielding MARWCRELALITLLLQCFIPLAAAASPYAAAPGYLNINEHLDRYPEQRELMAQFAEQVEAPAEPLATPPARAVRIAMVYPGQQASGYWRRSSRAMARRLERLQIPFELKTYFSRPGGDLDLQEQQLADALRWDPDYLAFTLDLLPHSRMIERILAQHRTRLILQNITTPLADWQSTPPFLYVGFDHVQGTQLLAERMFELIDYRGKYLMLYFAPGYVSEMRGGTFAAAAAKYPDIEQVGAFYTNGEAEKAYRATQRALKQHPDLKMIFASATDTALGALRALREAGRMDVLINGWGGGKAELAALRRGELDLTVMRMNDDNGIAMAEAIKLDLMQAPQRVPQVFSGQMMLVERSVSPEVLGYLERQAFRLSGGADDNNNNDNDEGGRRGERGGASDMAGDALANELAAGALK
- a CDS encoding transposase; this translates as MTDLSVPEAPRKRRRFTTAFKARIVEACQQSGASVAGVALEHSLNANLVHKWIRAARQRTAAPEAPAFVPVPMASASLPVARQNQVTDRIRLTIPHPNGPMVIEWPASEADACRSLIRELLA
- a CDS encoding PAS domain S-box protein, whose protein sequence is MRTWRFSRLLLALVLAMLAGVSLTLLTTAYLGSERALKQEAEQAQTRDQRMLDSVVESHFRNIRQYSEEVSQSAALERALMLDDNALLDQAMHGLMRDSYSRYIDAMVIEHDGEFQAAPNVSLLNLQLPLEALSRSEPRLGRWVTVDADIGPDTQKTHYSLLRLTLPVVEPRLGEVVGRLHTFVLLNDNFWILNELQSMFGARAIALSQGDTILDSLESGANALQQLNALKASDDEVRITSAGILREHVLRVDRSEAYRVLTALPSDSYHALRDIYTTNLVYATLMVVALGVIMMLVINRLTSSALGNLTRYAEQVPDSGVPQPFNDGRFEEFTRVGRAFEEMLRRIHERDKYLAGIIEHSPDLIFLKDLDHRYCLVNQQYAKALNTTTQQLLGRPMWEVLDHEIMEYALAMDRHVLLNCEPVKYKQVLNTRSGVRSFLFSKFPITDDHGAPYLIGGIATDITDIEQTEEELDLTKEVLAETRDAAIVLDEQQQVLISNSAFAEMSGFPKEEASSAMRLFLMMHPDLVDMLDQGKRWQKECQFERRDGQLRTVRVTANGVIREERRRYVILFRESA